The proteins below come from a single Geobacillus thermoleovorans genomic window:
- a CDS encoding ISLre2-like element ISGsp3 family transposase, with translation MKHLTTEWPLLKELEEQLVRTLQKVFAVLLAALLEEIDQQLAEARDKRRYQLKDKRPTTIQTLFGEVTFRRNYYYDRQTGNYTFLLDAELGFDGARSISPCLEETAVELAVECSSYRKAARTLESIVGYAVMSHEAIRQLVLEAPVSLHRPVSQRHGRVLFVEADGLFISRQGKGKRAKEEKILAVHEGWKRNGSQLELVNRRHYLHEGEGDVWERFEEWLMNEYAYDPCRDLLIINGDAASWITACREYFGKRACFQLDRFHVARELRQCLSGHPRWREVRKKLAKQDEEGLLVELNSAVGTLEDEAKEKQMAAMIRRIESMPGCIRDYREWLSEQGVETTGMRPMGHAESVMSRFAHRVKSRRSWKDQGLRAFLRAMAARIDGIWRRNGQLVEEEETRTAASASTKSKRVEQAKRKAGRLWADVVRQNLPCLQRSSGTPIHQALSALRDGGWV, from the coding sequence ATGAAACATCTTACCACAGAATGGCCCCTATTAAAAGAGTTGGAGGAACAATTAGTCAGAACTCTTCAAAAGGTGTTCGCTGTCTTGTTGGCGGCCCTTTTGGAGGAGATTGATCAACAACTGGCGGAAGCGCGGGACAAGCGCCGGTATCAGCTGAAAGACAAACGGCCGACTACGATCCAAACGCTGTTTGGAGAAGTGACGTTTCGACGGAACTACTACTATGACCGGCAAACGGGGAACTATACCTTCTTGCTGGATGCCGAATTAGGCTTTGATGGGGCCCGATCGATCAGTCCTTGCCTCGAGGAAACGGCGGTCGAGTTGGCCGTAGAGTGCTCTTCCTACCGCAAAGCGGCCCGTACGTTGGAGTCGATCGTGGGGTATGCGGTCATGAGCCACGAGGCGATTCGCCAACTGGTGCTGGAGGCCCCTGTCTCGCTGCACCGCCCTGTTTCCCAACGGCACGGCCGGGTGCTGTTTGTGGAGGCGGATGGACTGTTTATTTCCCGCCAGGGGAAAGGGAAACGGGCGAAAGAAGAGAAAATCCTGGCGGTTCACGAGGGATGGAAACGAAACGGTTCGCAGCTTGAGCTCGTGAACCGGCGCCACTACCTCCATGAAGGGGAGGGAGACGTGTGGGAACGGTTCGAAGAGTGGCTGATGAACGAATATGCCTATGATCCGTGCCGGGACCTGTTGATCATCAACGGCGACGCGGCGTCGTGGATCACGGCCTGCCGGGAGTATTTTGGGAAGCGGGCGTGCTTTCAGCTGGATCGATTTCATGTGGCGCGGGAGCTGCGTCAGTGTCTGTCCGGCCACCCGCGTTGGCGGGAGGTGCGGAAGAAGCTGGCGAAACAAGACGAGGAGGGGCTTCTGGTGGAGCTGAACAGCGCGGTCGGCACGTTGGAGGACGAAGCGAAAGAGAAGCAGATGGCTGCCATGATCCGCCGGATCGAGTCGATGCCGGGATGCATCCGGGACTATCGGGAGTGGCTGTCGGAGCAAGGGGTGGAGACGACCGGCATGCGTCCGATGGGTCACGCCGAGAGCGTGATGAGCCGGTTTGCGCATCGGGTGAAATCCCGCCGCAGCTGGAAAGACCAAGGGCTTCGGGCGTTTCTGAGGGCGATGGCAGCCCGAATCGACGGGATTTGGCGGAGAAATGGGCAGTTGGTGGAGGAAGAAGAGACCCGAACGGCAGCCTCGGCCTCGACGAAGTCCAAGCGGGTTGAACAGGCCAAACGGAAGGCAGGACGGTTATGGGCAGATGTGGTGCGTCAGAATCTACCGTGTCTGCAGCGGTCATCCGGGACGCCGATCCATCAAGCGTTGTCGGCGCTCCGGGATGGTGGTTGGGTGTAA
- the istA gene encoding IS21 family transposase translates to MLAMPEINRIRKLREKKGLSIAEISRETGYNWRTVKKYADGDISVQPTIKRKKGMMEEEGYGQIIDDWLEEDAKLPRKQRRTNKTMFEALCRDHGFQGSYRTVCAYVQKRRPQLKLEKEQRYERLEHPPGEAQVDFGKMTVVTKEGKEEERSVLIMSFPYSNAAFAYPLPAENSECFLHGLTQLFRQAGGVPKALRIDNLSAAIVSIRKGGERRFTEAFEKFQLYYRFDVQVCNPYSGHEKGNAERKVYYTRNLCFIPAPLMESDPELVEWLHRKMVEDRNRPHYEKGRWIEELWQEEQPELLALPEQDLPIFSLDHAYVNKYGEVMVDGKAFVVHGLSVPNRVLVKKEWNRFVVFSSDGDVHLEAPRPYTNVKREIPWKEIFAEWETKPRVVGHSRYRTYLPEAIRTYLAGPPPQVVARLKGLRALLDRHTLYEIAQWLEESQRWDLAPHEIGVLMEAKHSYYPDKWEESYTPSVLIDYETDLTVYDQRLHPAREGGVQR, encoded by the coding sequence ATGCTGGCAATGCCCGAAATTAATCGTATCAGAAAACTGCGTGAAAAGAAAGGGTTATCGATTGCGGAAATTTCCCGTGAAACGGGATATAACTGGAGAACGGTCAAGAAATACGCAGATGGAGACATTTCTGTCCAACCAACCATCAAACGCAAAAAGGGGATGATGGAGGAAGAAGGGTACGGGCAAATCATTGATGACTGGTTGGAGGAGGATGCCAAACTGCCGAGAAAACAACGGCGAACGAACAAGACGATGTTTGAAGCGCTTTGTCGTGACCATGGATTTCAAGGCTCGTATCGCACCGTTTGCGCGTACGTGCAAAAACGAAGACCGCAGCTCAAGCTCGAGAAAGAACAGCGCTATGAACGACTGGAGCACCCGCCAGGCGAGGCGCAGGTGGATTTCGGGAAGATGACGGTTGTGACGAAGGAGGGGAAGGAAGAAGAGCGATCGGTTTTGATCATGAGCTTTCCCTATAGCAACGCTGCGTTTGCTTATCCGCTGCCGGCGGAAAACAGTGAATGCTTCCTCCATGGGTTGACGCAGCTGTTTCGTCAGGCTGGGGGAGTGCCAAAGGCATTGCGCATTGACAATTTGTCCGCGGCCATTGTGTCGATTCGAAAAGGGGGAGAACGCCGATTCACCGAGGCTTTTGAGAAATTTCAACTCTACTATCGGTTTGATGTACAAGTGTGCAATCCATACAGTGGACATGAGAAAGGAAATGCGGAGCGAAAAGTCTATTACACTCGCAACCTTTGTTTCATCCCCGCTCCATTGATGGAGTCGGATCCGGAGCTGGTGGAGTGGCTGCATCGCAAGATGGTCGAGGACCGAAACCGTCCTCATTATGAAAAGGGGCGGTGGATCGAGGAACTATGGCAGGAAGAGCAACCGGAGCTGTTGGCGTTGCCGGAACAAGATCTTCCGATCTTCTCCCTCGATCACGCTTACGTGAATAAGTACGGAGAAGTGATGGTGGATGGGAAGGCGTTCGTCGTCCATGGCCTGTCCGTCCCCAACCGGGTGTTGGTGAAGAAAGAATGGAATCGTTTCGTTGTGTTCTCTTCCGATGGAGACGTCCATCTTGAAGCGCCCAGGCCGTATACGAACGTGAAACGCGAAATCCCTTGGAAAGAGATTTTCGCTGAGTGGGAGACCAAACCCCGGGTTGTCGGACATTCCCGCTACCGGACGTACTTGCCGGAGGCGATCCGAACGTATCTGGCTGGCCCCCCGCCCCAGGTGGTGGCCCGTTTGAAAGGACTGCGAGCGCTGTTGGATCGGCACACGCTTTACGAAATCGCCCAGTGGCTCGAGGAGAGTCAGCGATGGGACTTGGCTCCTCATGAAATCGGCGTGTTGATGGAAGCGAAGCACTCCTATTACCCGGACAAGTGGGAAGAATCATACACCCCTTCCGTTCTAATCGACTATGAAACGGATTTAACGGTGTATGATCAACGTCTTCATCCCGCTCGGGAAGGGGGTGTCCAGAGATGA
- a CDS encoding AAA family ATPase, which produces MRIKEIVIRNFKNIGIKKECIIKVPEVDENGSSDFVTVIGENNIGKSSILEALRLFLPETDLPSTPSIDLFPFKKEPTNEDEFMEVKITFNGLNDLDKNHPYIKPYIYNDELIIRRIWSGPDLRDTDVPFEVFIPNRHITELNEEETWNRSAFENVSPSLKQLYTKFCEDKKLNNGTIPKNKKEEFVEFVYLNDNTLITEGEPKWFPNPNGFASKIRSIMPRVIYVPAVKLINEEADANKNRSAANLIASALFEQHLSSAEEIENFKNALNSLKLIFNEDTKHREVRNLQDKLSKKLKRIMEVEAHVDFEVPEVMEKLHLNSSISLKYNNLLTKPSEQGNGVQRLLILSLLELMAEQLTSSDLDKELDNREWRRSFLFLIEEPEIYLHPHLQRKMRDALVQISKHPLAQVICTSHSENFIDLADRHQGIVLLKKRSDGTAETIQVPYDIYSGDNKSEKRKRMRMLLNFNTSTLEAFFAKRVVLVEGDCEVASFLAIKLFIAK; this is translated from the coding sequence ATGCGTATTAAGGAAATAGTAATAAGAAATTTTAAAAACATTGGTATCAAAAAAGAATGCATTATTAAAGTACCGGAAGTCGATGAAAATGGATCCTCAGATTTTGTAACTGTAATAGGTGAAAACAACATAGGAAAATCATCTATTTTGGAAGCTCTCAGGTTATTTCTTCCAGAAACAGATTTACCAAGCACTCCTTCAATTGATTTATTTCCTTTTAAAAAAGAACCGACAAATGAAGATGAATTTATGGAAGTGAAAATTACTTTTAATGGATTAAACGATTTAGATAAAAATCATCCTTACATAAAGCCGTATATTTATAATGATGAATTAATTATTAGGAGAATATGGAGTGGTCCTGATTTAAGGGATACAGATGTTCCTTTTGAAGTGTTTATTCCTAACAGACACATTACAGAGTTAAATGAAGAAGAAACATGGAATAGGAGTGCATTTGAAAATGTATCGCCTAGTCTAAAACAACTTTATACAAAATTTTGTGAGGATAAAAAATTAAACAATGGTACTATTCCCAAAAATAAAAAAGAAGAATTTGTAGAATTTGTTTATTTAAATGATAATACGCTTATTACGGAAGGCGAGCCAAAATGGTTTCCTAATCCGAACGGATTTGCTTCAAAAATAAGATCCATAATGCCAAGAGTGATTTATGTTCCAGCAGTTAAATTAATAAACGAGGAGGCTGATGCAAATAAAAATAGGTCAGCTGCCAATCTAATAGCGTCTGCTTTGTTTGAACAGCATCTTAGTTCCGCTGAAGAAATAGAAAATTTTAAAAATGCTTTAAACTCCTTGAAGCTAATTTTTAACGAAGATACAAAGCATAGAGAGGTTCGAAATCTTCAAGATAAGTTAAGTAAAAAACTTAAAAGGATAATGGAGGTTGAAGCACACGTTGATTTTGAAGTACCAGAAGTAATGGAGAAACTCCACTTAAACTCGTCCATTTCATTAAAGTACAACAATTTACTAACTAAACCTTCTGAACAGGGCAATGGGGTCCAAAGACTGCTTATCTTATCATTATTAGAATTAATGGCAGAACAACTAACAAGTTCTGATCTTGATAAGGAGTTAGACAATCGGGAATGGAGAAGAAGTTTTTTATTTTTGATTGAGGAACCAGAGATATATTTACATCCGCATTTACAGCGAAAAATGCGTGATGCATTAGTACAAATATCAAAGCATCCTTTAGCTCAAGTAATTTGTACATCACATTCGGAAAACTTCATCGACTTAGCTGACAGGCACCAAGGAATTGTGTTACTGAAAAAGAGAAGTGATGGAACTGCAGAAACAATACAGGTGCCTTATGATATTTATAGTGGTGATAATAAATCAGAAAAAAGAAAAAGAATGAGAATGTTGTTAAACTTCAATACTTCGACGTTGGAGGCTTTTTTCGCAAAAAGAGTTGTTTTGGTAGAAGGTGATTGTGAAGTAGCCAGCTTTTTAGCGATTAAACTGTTTATTGCAAAATAA
- a CDS encoding copper resistance CopC family protein → MLKRIILFACLLVLLPTTALAHTELKSSTPSDKETVTKPLTEIVLEFNTPIENLSTFTLLDKKGQKVKVDHIAVEDKVLKGTFKKPLPNGEYTVNWKIVGEDGHIIERSFTFTVNAPEPEEKKLTPTETAEKTPTSKDNKQEIKPNKPDSTNNDKNNFMTYLFIGASLVVLLILTTLLLRRGK, encoded by the coding sequence ATGTTAAAAAGAATCATTTTATTTGCTTGTTTGTTGGTGTTGTTGCCAACAACAGCATTAGCCCACACGGAGCTCAAAAGTTCAACGCCAAGCGATAAAGAAACAGTAACAAAGCCTTTAACAGAAATTGTTCTGGAATTTAATACACCAATTGAAAATCTCAGTACCTTTACCCTTTTAGACAAGAAAGGACAAAAGGTAAAGGTCGATCATATAGCGGTTGAAGACAAAGTATTAAAGGGAACTTTTAAGAAACCATTACCGAATGGAGAATATACGGTTAATTGGAAAATTGTCGGGGAAGATGGACATATCATAGAACGCAGTTTCACATTTACCGTAAATGCACCCGAACCCGAAGAAAAGAAACTTACACCAACGGAAACAGCCGAGAAAACCCCAACATCAAAAGATAATAAACAAGAAATAAAGCCGAACAAACCTGATTCTACGAACAATGATAAAAACAATTTTATGACGTACTTGTTCATCGGAGCTTCGTTGGTTGTTCTGCTTATTCTTACTACGTTGCTATTGAGGAGAGGAAAATGA
- a CDS encoding recombinase family protein yields the protein MIGIYVRSANKDDGQMKKQLNECYKLIKNEPVKEYVDIGEKGFQNNFPVAFQELNVDIGKGLIKKVICHSPDRISRNKTDIQMFVLHCQRNGVDLQFVDGTNVMMLL from the coding sequence ATGATTGGAATATATGTGCGTTCAGCTAATAAAGATGATGGACAAATGAAGAAACAATTAAATGAGTGTTACAAACTTATAAAAAACGAACCAGTTAAAGAATATGTCGATATTGGAGAGAAGGGTTTCCAAAATAATTTTCCAGTTGCATTTCAAGAATTGAATGTGGATATAGGTAAGGGTCTGATCAAGAAAGTAATTTGTCACAGTCCGGATCGAATTTCAAGGAATAAAACAGACATACAAATGTTTGTATTGCATTGTCAAAGAAATGGTGTTGATCTTCAGTTTGTTGATGGTACAAATGTAATGATGTTGCTGTAG
- a CDS encoding ZIP family metal transporter has protein sequence MNSIWLLGFSASAIGMLSGGAIAWLFQGWQRGMPTIFSICSGMILGLVTMEILPESIEIGGWFIAIVGLIFGYFIYKHLEKASHHVIIITNDAKKDVFVHSGLFLTFSISLHNFPTGIALGANTHDSLTKSMMTAIMLHNIPEGIAVFTPLLMAGFGILSIILGATIASAPVGVGAFIGSNYGMGVPWLVAMIIALAMGVMLSVTGKEIFGTALRTSTKIYCVIIAIIGFVLVSFYLFFL, from the coding sequence ATGAACTCAATTTGGCTTTTAGGGTTTTCTGCTTCTGCTATCGGAATGTTATCTGGCGGAGCGATTGCTTGGTTGTTTCAAGGCTGGCAAAGAGGAATGCCGACCATTTTTTCAATATGTAGTGGAATGATATTGGGACTGGTCACAATGGAAATTTTGCCTGAAAGCATAGAAATTGGAGGTTGGTTTATTGCGATTGTCGGATTGATTTTCGGTTATTTTATTTACAAGCATCTAGAAAAGGCTTCTCATCATGTGATCATTATTACAAATGACGCTAAAAAAGACGTATTCGTACATTCTGGTCTATTTTTAACGTTCAGTATTTCCCTGCACAATTTTCCAACAGGCATCGCACTTGGAGCAAATACTCACGATTCATTGACTAAATCAATGATGACTGCGATCATGCTTCACAATATTCCAGAAGGTATTGCTGTTTTTACTCCCTTGCTGATGGCTGGGTTTGGAATTCTCAGCATCATACTTGGGGCAACCATAGCCTCCGCCCCCGTAGGAGTTGGAGCCTTCATAGGAAGCAATTATGGAATGGGGGTCCCTTGGCTAGTAGCAATGATTATCGCGTTGGCGATGGGGGTCATGCTTTCCGTGACGGGAAAAGAGATTTTCGGAACAGCTTTACGCACATCTACAAAAATATACTGCGTTATCATAGCTATAATCGGTTTTGTATTGGTTTCATTTTACTTATTTTTTCTGTAG
- a CDS encoding ExeA family protein translates to MYKTFYSLSREPFSKETNPPEAYQGASYQEALAALDYVKRTRGIGLLIGEPGAGKTFALRAFKESLNPSLYHVVYFPLSTGSVMDFYRGLAFGLGEEPKYRKVDLFYQIQQGIERLYHEQRVTSVFILDEMHLAKDAFLQDIAILFNFHMDSTNPFVLILAGLPHLQAKLRLNQHRPLHQRIIMRYQMGPLDKEEVVGYIEHRLKQAGAKHPIFTPAALEAIALQSQGWPRIINNLATTCLLYGAQLKKHMIDEDIVRMAAEEMGY, encoded by the coding sequence ATGTATAAAACGTTTTATTCCCTTTCCCGAGAGCCGTTTTCGAAGGAGACGAATCCACCAGAGGCTTATCAAGGGGCCTCGTATCAAGAGGCCCTCGCCGCTTTGGACTACGTGAAACGAACAAGAGGGATCGGGCTATTGATCGGTGAACCAGGGGCCGGCAAGACATTCGCCCTTCGGGCGTTTAAGGAATCCCTGAATCCGTCACTGTATCACGTCGTTTATTTTCCATTGTCAACGGGAAGCGTGATGGACTTTTATCGCGGCCTTGCCTTCGGGCTCGGGGAAGAGCCGAAATACCGCAAGGTCGACTTGTTTTATCAAATCCAACAAGGGATCGAGCGCTTGTATCATGAACAACGGGTAACGTCAGTGTTCATCCTCGATGAAATGCATTTAGCGAAGGATGCCTTTCTGCAGGATATCGCGATCCTGTTCAACTTTCACATGGACTCAACAAATCCGTTTGTCTTGATTTTGGCGGGGCTGCCCCATTTACAGGCAAAACTACGGTTGAATCAACACCGTCCGCTTCACCAACGAATCATCATGCGATACCAGATGGGGCCTCTTGATAAGGAAGAAGTGGTAGGATATATCGAACACCGCCTGAAACAGGCGGGGGCGAAACACCCGATTTTTACCCCAGCTGCCTTAGAAGCGATCGCCCTGCAGTCGCAGGGGTGGCCGCGGATCATCAACAACCTCGCCACCACTTGCCTGTTATACGGCGCTCAATTAAAAAAACATATGATTGACGAAGACATTGTGCGTATGGCAGCCGAAGAAATGGGGTACTGA
- a CDS encoding FTR1 family iron permease: protein MLSNLFLSFREGLEAALIIGIILTHLVKIKRKDLTKYVYLGVIVGVIGSLIGGFLGFSEAKEAAEGSEKLFESIMMLVSSGLIAYFILWLHRNHHSHSTIKKSVENNSSGFGLFTLALLSVFREGMELVIFSLTQINQKATNLAIGSILGVLLAIVLAYAIFKTAVKLNIQLIFKALGVVIIFIGGELFGEGILKLFELKGEAAEMILMVVFDLPALYLFLKNDIMRIIGKKSATKKTNYV, encoded by the coding sequence TTGTTATCTAATTTGTTTTTATCCTTTCGTGAAGGATTGGAAGCAGCACTCATTATTGGAATTATTCTCACTCATCTGGTTAAAATCAAGCGCAAAGATTTGACCAAATATGTTTATCTCGGGGTTATCGTTGGCGTTATCGGAAGTTTGATTGGAGGCTTTTTAGGTTTTTCGGAGGCAAAAGAAGCAGCCGAAGGGTCTGAAAAATTGTTTGAGAGCATCATGATGTTAGTTTCTTCTGGATTAATTGCGTATTTCATCCTTTGGCTTCATCGCAATCACCATTCCCATTCGACCATTAAAAAAAGTGTGGAAAACAACTCTAGTGGTTTTGGGTTGTTTACCTTGGCTTTGTTGTCTGTTTTCCGTGAAGGAATGGAATTGGTAATCTTTAGTCTGACGCAAATTAATCAAAAAGCGACGAACCTAGCTATAGGGAGCATTCTTGGCGTTCTGTTAGCGATTGTCCTTGCTTATGCAATCTTTAAAACAGCAGTCAAATTGAATATTCAACTCATTTTTAAAGCACTTGGCGTAGTGATTATCTTTATTGGCGGTGAGCTTTTTGGGGAAGGGATCTTAAAGCTCTTTGAACTCAAGGGAGAAGCTGCTGAAATGATTCTCATGGTTGTTTTTGATCTGCCTGCTCTCTATCTTTTTTTAAAAAATGATATCATGCGTATCATCGGTAAAAAGTCGGCAACGAAAAAAACGAATTACGTTTAA
- a CDS encoding copper resistance D family protein, translated as MIYISELLLYVCFCIVVGNQLLAFVPADKRPTVAVPNWLINLCIIGIALLSFSPVLKVTLIFTKEYNVGFGTIFKGILMDFNIGHAWLVTLFLCLILLLVRILKKITNDPILEYMGAVLTFALILAFGWASHCTASYGLKGFVPHAIHFLSVTVWIGVLFVVGWFSKNSDNWLKFLKWFSPIAFICVVTSISAGFFLMNLLVPDYVNSWIVSYGQALLIKHLFIIPLLTFAWINGVLVKRKLNLNPNFNPIPWVRAESVMALLVFTAMAVMGQQSTPENIAAIIKFEKPSWLFEAFYDGKIEQNMSITLGLNVVSITFALAAVLALLLVVTMFHKKTSTFVSMLCGFLSVLFAYIAAMLSIN; from the coding sequence ATGATTTATATATCCGAACTTTTGCTGTATGTTTGCTTTTGTATTGTGGTTGGAAATCAACTGCTAGCGTTTGTTCCAGCTGATAAACGTCCAACGGTTGCTGTTCCTAATTGGTTAATCAATCTTTGTATTATTGGAATAGCTTTATTATCCTTTTCGCCAGTATTAAAGGTTACACTCATCTTTACAAAAGAGTATAATGTGGGTTTTGGGACCATTTTTAAAGGCATATTAATGGATTTCAATATTGGACACGCTTGGCTAGTTACTTTGTTTTTATGTCTTATTTTATTACTTGTGCGCATTTTGAAGAAAATAACGAATGATCCAATCCTTGAATATATGGGAGCCGTTTTGACTTTTGCTTTAATATTGGCTTTTGGCTGGGCAAGCCATTGTACGGCAAGTTACGGATTAAAAGGCTTTGTCCCTCACGCGATCCATTTCCTGTCTGTAACCGTCTGGATTGGGGTATTGTTTGTTGTCGGGTGGTTTTCCAAAAACAGTGATAATTGGCTGAAATTCTTGAAATGGTTTAGTCCGATCGCTTTTATATGTGTAGTTACATCCATCAGCGCAGGTTTCTTCTTAATGAATTTGTTAGTGCCTGATTATGTAAATTCGTGGATCGTTTCGTACGGACAAGCTTTGCTTATTAAACATTTGTTTATTATTCCGCTACTGACTTTTGCATGGATTAATGGTGTACTTGTAAAAAGAAAGCTAAACCTAAATCCAAACTTTAATCCGATTCCGTGGGTGAGAGCCGAAAGTGTTATGGCTTTGCTTGTTTTTACGGCTATGGCAGTGATGGGACAACAAAGCACCCCTGAAAATATTGCAGCCATTATAAAATTTGAAAAACCGTCCTGGTTGTTTGAGGCTTTTTACGATGGGAAAATTGAACAAAATATGTCAATCACTCTCGGTTTAAATGTGGTAAGTATCACTTTCGCTCTTGCTGCTGTATTAGCACTTTTATTAGTGGTGACAATGTTTCACAAAAAAACATCTACCTTTGTCTCCATGCTTTGCGGATTTCTTTCCGTTCTCTTTGCGTATATAGCTGCAATGTTGAGTATCAACTAA
- a CDS encoding PCYCGC domain-containing protein translates to MKYKGMIVLLLLTLIISACSSNKEQSHQEHSSNGDLQEKTASADVLPTFLKGQSEEVRLVYQAAGKSTELLQWIPCYCGCAESAGHKSNMNCFVKKINKDGSVVWDDHGTRCGVCLQIAAESIKMKQEGKSIKEIRHYIDEKYKEGYAKPTKTPMPL, encoded by the coding sequence ATGAAATATAAGGGAATGATTGTTTTACTTCTGCTCACTTTGATCATTTCGGCTTGCAGTTCCAATAAAGAACAATCACATCAAGAGCATTCTTCCAATGGGGATTTGCAAGAAAAAACTGCTTCTGCTGATGTTTTACCGACCTTTTTGAAAGGTCAAAGTGAAGAGGTCCGCTTGGTATATCAAGCTGCTGGCAAATCAACAGAGTTGTTACAATGGATTCCTTGTTATTGCGGTTGTGCTGAGAGTGCGGGACATAAGAGCAATATGAATTGCTTTGTCAAAAAAATCAATAAAGATGGTTCTGTTGTCTGGGATGACCACGGTACTCGTTGCGGCGTTTGCTTACAGATTGCAGCGGAATCCATTAAAATGAAACAAGAAGGCAAATCTATAAAGGAAATTCGCCATTACATTGATGAAAAGTACAAAGAAGGTTACGCAAAACCAACGAAAACCCCAATGCCTTTATAA
- a CDS encoding TOPRIM nucleotidyl transferase/hydrolase domain-containing protein, giving the protein MSWQAYVFFLALLCIFCLQKTIKQKLKEIFPEKADEIENTAKDISIIPCNGKLTQIAYYEVLKHFGIQAYLVHDLDGEGEDEGINRNILARIGKEEYRLTHQKNFEDHIFGESWSNDKPWKAMEKILNNFDDYKENLLRFYKFVIGEESYNALGIYQKELSKK; this is encoded by the coding sequence TTGAGCTGGCAAGCCTATGTATTTTTTCTTGCACTTCTCTGCATTTTTTGCTTGCAAAAAACAATTAAACAAAAGCTCAAGGAAATTTTTCCGGAAAAAGCAGATGAAATTGAAAACACTGCTAAAGATATTTCTATAATACCTTGTAATGGTAAATTAACACAGATTGCATATTATGAGGTATTAAAGCATTTTGGAATCCAGGCATATTTAGTCCATGATTTAGATGGAGAAGGTGAAGATGAGGGAATTAATCGAAACATACTGGCTAGGATAGGTAAGGAGGAATATCGGCTAACACACCAGAAGAATTTTGAAGATCATATATTTGGTGAATCATGGAGCAACGATAAACCATGGAAAGCTATGGAAAAAATTCTAAATAATTTTGATGATTATAAAGAAAACCTTTTGAGATTTTATAAGTTTGTAATTGGGGAAGAAAGCTACAATGCTCTTGGGATTTACCAAAAAGAGTTATCAAAAAAGTGA
- the istB gene encoding IS21-like element helper ATPase IstB, giving the protein MRAEVKEICKALHLAYIADRFEEVRFETKEQFLRDVLALELSCRQEAKQARLIKKAKFRELKWLKDYEWSGHIHWPATTSREELCDLRFLERKQNVLLLGSPGTGKTHLATALGIQACQQGHEVRFFRVADLVAQLEEALKNGTLGRLKRSLDPCELLILDELGYVPFQKQGSELLFHIIADCYERKSVMVTSNLEFGQWNRVFGDNRLTAALVDRLVHHAHILAFTGESYRLRNALSAIQPSSASGLEP; this is encoded by the coding sequence ATGAGAGCAGAGGTGAAAGAGATTTGTAAAGCGCTGCATTTGGCCTATATCGCAGATCGATTCGAGGAGGTGAGATTCGAAACGAAAGAACAGTTTTTGCGGGATGTATTGGCGCTGGAACTGTCGTGCCGCCAAGAAGCGAAACAGGCTCGGCTGATCAAGAAAGCCAAGTTTCGGGAGTTGAAATGGCTGAAGGATTACGAATGGTCGGGTCATATCCATTGGCCAGCCACGACATCGAGGGAGGAACTGTGTGACCTTCGCTTTTTGGAGCGAAAGCAAAACGTTCTGCTTTTAGGTTCACCTGGAACGGGGAAAACCCATCTCGCCACAGCACTTGGCATTCAGGCGTGCCAACAAGGCCATGAGGTTCGGTTTTTCCGCGTCGCGGATCTTGTCGCCCAGCTGGAAGAGGCGTTGAAAAACGGCACGCTCGGACGGCTGAAACGAAGCCTCGACCCATGCGAACTGTTGATTTTGGATGAACTCGGCTATGTGCCGTTTCAAAAGCAAGGATCGGAACTGTTGTTTCATATTATCGCCGACTGTTACGAGCGAAAAAGCGTCATGGTGACATCGAATCTAGAATTTGGACAGTGGAATCGGGTGTTTGGGGACAACCGTTTGACGGCAGCGTTGGTGGATCGCTTGGTTCACCACGCCCACATCTTGGCCTTTACGGGAGAGAGCTATCGACTGCGGAACGCTCTCTCCGCGATCCAGCCGTCCTCTGCCTCCGGTCTGGAACCTTAA